From a single Corynebacterium kroppenstedtii DSM 44385 genomic region:
- a CDS encoding FecCD family ABC transporter permease gives MTTPQQSKVRLPHHRRAFRWGPVSGVLSPRPLLVCLALAIAGIFLFAVAIGIGDFPIAPMDVLSVVFTGGGSRIEQLVVFEWRMPRALSAVIVGAALALSGALTQSVTRNALASPDILGVTSGASAAAVTVIVLGSGSGFAGWLAGAGIPAAALMGALGTTVLMWLIGFRGRQMDIYRLVLLGIVVTALLNSYIHFLMIRAETSDAAAAKFWLTGSLSSVTWNRLRPVMIVLGICIIICVWISFELRASQLGPDLASSLGQPRRLVDAAILVVSVVLAAFAVPAGGPIGFIAFVAPQVAMRLAGTSAPPLFTSVLTGSVLLLLADIATQTILPTELPVGLLTSAIGGVFLIYLLVRTSRKATV, from the coding sequence ATGACGACACCGCAGCAGAGTAAGGTTCGTTTACCGCACCACCGTAGGGCCTTTCGGTGGGGTCCCGTCTCGGGTGTGCTGTCCCCTCGCCCATTGTTGGTGTGTCTAGCCCTTGCCATAGCCGGGATTTTCCTCTTCGCTGTGGCGATTGGTATCGGCGATTTCCCCATCGCCCCCATGGACGTCTTGTCCGTCGTTTTTACGGGCGGCGGCTCGCGTATTGAACAATTGGTTGTGTTCGAGTGGCGCATGCCCCGCGCATTATCCGCCGTAATTGTTGGTGCGGCGCTGGCACTCTCTGGTGCGCTCACGCAGTCGGTGACCCGCAATGCCCTGGCCAGCCCTGACATTTTGGGCGTGACATCCGGTGCTTCTGCAGCTGCCGTGACGGTCATTGTGCTGGGTTCGGGTAGCGGCTTCGCCGGGTGGCTTGCCGGAGCAGGTATCCCGGCCGCTGCATTAATGGGTGCCCTGGGCACGACTGTTCTCATGTGGCTCATCGGATTCCGTGGCCGTCAGATGGATATTTATCGGTTGGTTCTGTTGGGCATTGTGGTCACTGCGCTGCTCAATTCGTATATCCACTTCCTCATGATTCGTGCCGAAACAAGCGACGCAGCTGCTGCCAAATTCTGGTTAACGGGCTCGCTTTCTTCGGTCACATGGAACCGTTTGCGGCCTGTCATGATTGTTCTGGGAATCTGCATCATCATCTGCGTCTGGATTTCTTTTGAACTTCGCGCATCGCAATTAGGCCCCGACCTGGCATCTTCCTTGGGCCAGCCCCGACGGCTGGTTGATGCCGCGATCCTCGTTGTGTCGGTGGTGTTGGCTGCCTTTGCAGTCCCGGCCGGTGGTCCGATCGGTTTCATCGCTTTCGTTGCGCCCCAAGTGGCGATGCGTTTAGCCGGCACTTCTGCCCCACCGTTGTTTACTTCAGTACTCACGGGCTCGGTGCTTTTGCTCCTGGCCGATATTGCTACCCAGACGATTCTCCCCACGGAGCTTCCCGTCGGTTTGCTCACCTCAGCGATCGGTGGCGTATTCCTTATCTACCTCCTTGTCCGCACGTCACGAAAGGCCACGGTATGA
- a CDS encoding ABC transporter ATP-binding protein, translated as MSHTMNSSSSASGSTPAQPAGNSTPRHEAVLHDAAPAGSLTLSGLRVSYGDRNVIPNLDASIPGGAVTTIIGPNGCGKSTLLRAAAQLISSSGSIMLDDVDVRSLRRKELAQRIGVLPQSPIAPPGVVVSDLVARGRHPHQSWFRQWSSDDEEEVARALELTHVADLADRPVSSLSGGQRQRVWISMVLAQDTEVLFLDEPTTYLDLSHSIEVLNLVTELKHRLGRTVVMVLHDLNLAARYSDNVIVMADGQVTAAGKPSEVLTEELLESSFGLDARVIEDPECTEAPLVVPRKPEVLNSA; from the coding sequence ATGAGCCACACCATGAACTCGTCATCCAGTGCGTCAGGCTCCACACCCGCGCAGCCTGCAGGAAACTCGACACCGCGACACGAGGCTGTTCTACACGACGCTGCCCCGGCAGGTTCACTGACATTGTCTGGTCTGAGGGTCTCGTACGGGGATCGCAACGTTATTCCGAACCTGGATGCGTCCATTCCGGGCGGAGCTGTCACCACCATTATCGGGCCCAATGGTTGTGGTAAATCCACTCTGTTGAGGGCTGCAGCTCAGCTGATTTCGTCCTCGGGGTCAATCATGCTTGACGACGTCGATGTCCGGTCGCTGCGTCGAAAAGAGTTAGCACAGCGGATTGGTGTGCTACCCCAGTCGCCCATCGCTCCCCCCGGCGTCGTGGTGAGCGACCTGGTCGCCCGAGGACGACACCCCCACCAGTCGTGGTTCCGGCAATGGTCGTCGGACGATGAAGAGGAAGTAGCGCGGGCGCTTGAACTCACCCACGTTGCCGATTTAGCGGACCGACCAGTGTCGTCGCTGTCAGGTGGGCAGCGTCAGCGAGTGTGGATTTCGATGGTCTTGGCCCAGGACACCGAGGTGTTGTTCCTGGACGAGCCGACGACCTACCTTGACCTCTCCCACTCTATTGAAGTGCTGAATCTGGTCACCGAGCTGAAGCATCGCTTGGGCCGGACCGTGGTGATGGTTCTGCACGATTTGAACTTGGCCGCGCGCTATTCCGACAACGTGATCGTGATGGCCGATGGGCAGGTGACAGCGGCTGGTAAGCCATCCGAGGTTCTTACCGAGGAGCTGTTGGAATCGTCATTTGGGCTGGACGCCAGAGTCATTGAGGATCCCGAATGCACTGAAGCACCTTTGGTGGTGCCCCGGAAGCCCGAGGTGCTGAACTCTGCATAG
- a CDS encoding ABC transporter substrate-binding protein encodes MVENPREVSSSSPDDRHGDKMPQDQRESSANAGQQHASREEPFSHHYSLRRAHHSSSLTPRAHERRLSRRSFLVAGMGAGVALGLAACSSSSGDGENAEAESSKKSSDKSAGTHDTSKIIALNTVQIDGLLALGITPVGMGVANAQASSSDSIPQYIKDKFGDKYDLDSITIVGQRTQPDMEKIAALHPTLILANDRTSKDVLDQLKSIAPVVTGKGGAENWKDDFRTIADAVGKRDDAQRLIDDHEDAVAEWKKDRGTSPTVSLIRNKGTDYLMLGPLSLAGQVLKDGGCNRPTSQRFEDKVSHPISSENLDQLDADYLFYGFNAKGEKLTKDALWGNLDVVKNGHAVGVDPDPWFLNASVVAANYILDELKKTVK; translated from the coding sequence GACGACCGCCACGGCGACAAAATGCCGCAGGACCAGCGGGAATCGTCGGCTAACGCAGGTCAGCAGCACGCCTCACGAGAGGAGCCCTTCTCACACCATTATTCGTTACGACGGGCCCATCACTCGTCATCGCTAACGCCCCGAGCCCACGAGCGGAGGCTCTCGCGGCGTTCATTCCTCGTCGCCGGAATGGGAGCCGGCGTGGCCTTAGGGTTGGCGGCATGTTCATCGTCCAGCGGCGACGGTGAAAACGCCGAGGCAGAGTCGTCCAAGAAATCGTCGGATAAAAGTGCCGGCACGCACGATACGTCGAAAATTATTGCCCTGAACACTGTGCAGATCGACGGGCTGCTGGCGTTAGGCATAACCCCGGTGGGGATGGGAGTAGCCAACGCTCAGGCGTCGTCGTCCGATAGTATCCCGCAATACATCAAGGACAAGTTCGGCGACAAGTACGACCTTGACTCCATCACCATCGTTGGGCAGCGGACGCAGCCTGACATGGAGAAAATAGCCGCGCTTCACCCCACCCTCATTTTGGCGAATGACAGGACGAGCAAGGATGTCCTTGACCAGCTGAAATCGATTGCTCCCGTGGTGACGGGCAAGGGTGGGGCCGAGAACTGGAAGGACGATTTCCGGACCATTGCGGATGCCGTGGGGAAGCGCGATGATGCGCAGCGGCTGATTGACGACCACGAGGATGCCGTTGCTGAATGGAAGAAGGACCGCGGAACGTCGCCCACCGTGTCGCTGATTAGGAACAAAGGGACCGACTATCTGATGCTGGGGCCTCTATCGTTGGCCGGGCAGGTTTTGAAAGATGGGGGATGTAACCGGCCGACATCTCAGCGTTTCGAGGATAAGGTGTCGCACCCGATTTCGTCGGAAAACCTTGACCAGCTTGACGCGGATTATCTGTTCTACGGTTTTAATGCCAAAGGGGAAAAGCTCACGAAAGATGCTTTGTGGGGGAACTTGGACGTTGTGAAGAATGGCCACGCTGTCGGGGTGGACCCGGATCCGTGGTTCCTCAATGCATCGGTGGTGGCGGCCAATTACATTTTGGATGAGCTCAAGAAGACCGTGAAATAA